The proteins below are encoded in one region of Chloroflexota bacterium:
- a CDS encoding cyclic-di-AMP receptor, producing MTAGANDRLAIAVVQDADAMRLSNALNDAGFAHTRIPTRGGFLQRASEAIMVAYSHTRHETLMDLIASQCQTRSEMQIVSLAGDTMLLAEPVEVEVGGATVFTLELERFVRL from the coding sequence ATGACCGCCGGCGCGAATGACCGCCTCGCCATCGCCGTGGTGCAGGACGCGGACGCGATGCGCCTTTCCAACGCGCTCAACGACGCCGGGTTCGCCCACACGCGGATTCCTACGCGCGGCGGGTTCCTACAGCGCGCTAGTGAGGCCATCATGGTGGCCTATTCGCATACCCGCCACGAGACCCTGATGGACCTGATTGCCAGCCAATGCCAGACCCGCAGCGAAATGCAGATCGTTTCGCTGGCAGGGGACACGATGCTGCTGGCCGAGCCGGTTGAGGTCGAGGTCGGCGGAGCCACGGTGTTCACGCTGGAGCTCGAGCGCTTCGTCCGGCTCTAG
- a CDS encoding cyclic-di-AMP receptor, producing MTDEIDRLVCAVVHNDDANRVNQALVDEGYGVTRITAQGGFLRRGNAVFVIGVAQSAVDAVIDLLKQSARQSAGADAGGSAYGIVFVVRAGQFARL from the coding sequence ATGACTGACGAGATCGACCGGCTGGTATGCGCGGTGGTGCACAACGACGACGCCAACCGCGTGAATCAGGCATTGGTCGACGAAGGCTACGGCGTCACCCGCATCACGGCGCAGGGCGGCTTCCTGCGAAGGGGCAACGCGGTCTTTGTGATCGGCGTGGCGCAGTCGGCGGTCGATGCCGTCATTGATCTGCTGAAGCAGAGTGCTCGGCAATCCGCGGGGGCCGACGCCGGCGGCTCGGCCTACGGCATCGTGTTCGTGGTGCGGGCCGGCCAGTTCGCGAGGCTCTGA